The following are from one region of the Paenibacillus bovis genome:
- a CDS encoding septum site-determining protein MinC, with the protein MAVRASRFVTIKGIKDGLTFQFDDKCDFEELVNDLRFKLEHTHQNILTGPLVHVDIRTGEREMTEEQKDTLLDILSQKGNLLVRSFEEPPPPEPEVPDRNAVKILTGMIRSGQVLHHEGPLLFLGDVNAGGTVISTDDIYILGALRGMAHAGVDGNEDAVIAASFFSPTQLRIADRISRPPDEGENRESHMEFAYLQDGIMKIDKMANMARLGRDFNVFKGV; encoded by the coding sequence ATGGCTGTAAGAGCCTCAAGATTTGTAACAATCAAAGGAATCAAAGACGGATTAACTTTCCAGTTTGATGATAAATGTGATTTTGAAGAGCTTGTTAATGATTTGCGTTTTAAGCTGGAACATACCCATCAGAACATTCTGACCGGTCCGCTGGTACATGTGGATATCCGGACAGGTGAGCGCGAAATGACGGAGGAGCAAAAAGATACCCTGCTGGACATATTGAGCCAGAAGGGTAATCTGCTCGTCCGCTCTTTTGAAGAACCGCCTCCACCGGAGCCGGAAGTACCGGACCGCAATGCTGTGAAAATTCTCACGGGTATGATCCGTTCGGGACAGGTGCTGCATCATGAAGGACCCCTGCTGTTTTTGGGAGATGTTAATGCTGGCGGTACGGTAATCAGTACAGATGATATCTATATACTGGGTGCGCTGCGCGGAATGGCGCATGCAGGTGTTGATGGCAACGAAGATGCTGTTATTGCCGCCTCCTTTTTTTCTCCGACGCAGCTCAGGATTGCGGATCGGATCAGTCGTCCGCCTGATGAAGGGGAGAATCGGGAATCCCATATGGAATTCGCCTATCTGCAGGATGGAATCATGAAGATCGACAAAATGGCAAATATGGCCCGGCTTGGCCGGGATTTTAACGTGTTTAAAGGGGTGTAG
- the mreD gene encoding rod shape-determining protein MreD — translation MARRVILLLLLFLVFIWEGTIIPWLIPDFLDTRLVPHLAYILILFVSIYYHRHTALALGLIFGLLHDVVFYGDMIGAYAFAMGLSAYVLGLLFQSPRAPYPLMMTVVLIGSLLLDHLLYGIYLVFGLTREPYAWALGHYMFPNLLLHFIFALIIFVPVRQQLEKVAKLRRRAAEEE, via the coding sequence ATGGCGCGTCGGGTGATTTTGCTGCTGCTGTTATTTCTGGTCTTTATATGGGAAGGAACGATTATTCCCTGGTTAATACCCGACTTTCTGGATACACGACTTGTGCCTCATCTGGCCTATATTCTGATCCTGTTTGTCTCTATTTATTATCATCGTCATACAGCGCTTGCACTTGGTCTGATTTTCGGGCTGCTGCATGATGTGGTCTTTTATGGGGATATGATTGGTGCTTATGCCTTTGCCATGGGATTGTCGGCCTATGTGCTGGGGCTGCTGTTCCAGTCGCCTCGTGCACCATACCCGCTAATGATGACAGTGGTATTGATCGGCAGTCTGCTGCTGGATCATCTGCTGTACGGAATTTATCTGGTATTTGGTCTGACACGCGAACCTTATGCATGGGCACTCGGACATTATATGTTCCCGAATCTGCTGCTGCATTTTATCTTTGCATTGATCATATTCGTGCCGGTACGCCAGCAGCTGGAGAAGGTTGCCAAACTGCGCAGACGTGCAGCGGAGGAAGAATAA
- the mreC gene encoding rod shape-determining protein MreC: protein MKLFKLLGNKKLFILLVGLILFIALMGYTLTNRTSLSWPEKVARDTVGFVQGVFYKPASYIAGFFEDISNLGELHEENQELKITAAQYLMQQASYNDLVQQNKLLQKELKFTTNQLAQNQFDLHVANVTSVDNDEDTGTIVVDLGSKDGVRKDMPVISLDGMVGIVSQTSNYHSTVKLLTTLDPLDPNSKAIAATAVGKENQSFGMVESYDKATGMLTMTQIKEDDPLKKDDIIVSSGSGGLFPKGMIIGKVISRQVGDFGLTNTATIDPSADFKNWKEVFVVYTKETQE from the coding sequence TTGAAACTGTTTAAGCTGCTGGGTAACAAGAAACTGTTTATCCTGCTGGTAGGACTGATTTTATTCATCGCATTAATGGGATATACATTGACCAACCGTACTTCGTTATCCTGGCCTGAAAAAGTGGCCCGGGATACGGTCGGTTTTGTGCAAGGTGTATTTTACAAGCCCGCTTCTTACATAGCGGGCTTCTTTGAAGATATCAGTAACCTCGGTGAATTGCATGAGGAGAATCAGGAACTGAAAATAACTGCTGCGCAGTATCTGATGCAGCAGGCAAGCTATAATGATTTGGTACAGCAAAACAAGCTGCTCCAAAAAGAGCTTAAATTTACAACCAATCAATTGGCCCAGAATCAGTTTGATCTGCATGTGGCCAATGTAACAAGCGTCGATAACGATGAAGACACAGGCACCATCGTTGTTGATCTGGGAAGCAAGGATGGCGTACGCAAAGACATGCCGGTGATTTCCCTCGATGGTATGGTCGGAATTGTCAGCCAGACGAGCAATTATCATTCTACAGTGAAGCTGCTCACCACACTGGATCCGCTGGATCCAAACTCCAAAGCGATTGCCGCAACGGCAGTCGGCAAGGAAAACCAGTCCTTTGGTATGGTAGAGAGCTATGACAAGGCAACCGGTATGCTTACCATGACCCAGATCAAAGAAGATGATCCGCTGAAAAAAGACGATATAATCGTATCTTCCGGTAGCGGTGGTCTGTTCCCGAAAGGCATGATTATCGGTAAAGTAATCAGTCGTCAAGTAGGTGACTTCGGTCTTACCAATACGGCGACTATCGATCCGTCCGCCGACTTCAAGAACTGGAAAGAAGTATTTGTGGTATATACCAAGGAGACGCAGGAATAA
- a CDS encoding rod shape-determining protein, with product MFGGFTKDLGIDLGTANTLVYVRGKGIAVREPSVVAIRTDTNTIEAVGESAKKMIGRTPGNIRAIRPMKDGVIADFDTTATMIKYFIRQAQKQRSMFPQHPNVMVCVPSGITAVEQRAVEDATKQAGAREAYTIEEPFAAAIGADLPVWEPTGSMVVDIGGGTTEVAVISLGGIVTSRSVRVAGDEMDEAIIQYIKRQYNLMIGERTSEQLKMDIGSAIPFEKVETMEIRGRDLVTGLPKTLTITSDEISEALSDTVAAIVEAVKVTLEKCPPELAADIMDRGIVLTGGGALLRNLDKLLAGETGMPVIVAENPLDCVAIGTGKALENIHLFKSRSSSAVRSKR from the coding sequence ATGTTTGGTGGTTTTACGAAAGATTTGGGGATTGACCTTGGGACAGCAAATACACTGGTATATGTAAGAGGTAAAGGAATTGCAGTTAGAGAACCTTCCGTAGTCGCGATCCGTACGGATACGAATACGATCGAGGCTGTTGGCGAATCCGCCAAAAAAATGATCGGCCGTACACCTGGTAATATCCGTGCCATTCGTCCAATGAAAGATGGCGTTATTGCTGATTTTGATACAACGGCTACAATGATCAAGTATTTTATCCGCCAGGCACAAAAACAACGTTCGATGTTCCCGCAGCATCCGAATGTAATGGTATGTGTACCTTCCGGTATTACAGCTGTCGAGCAGCGTGCCGTAGAAGATGCAACCAAACAGGCTGGAGCGCGTGAAGCCTATACGATCGAAGAGCCTTTTGCAGCAGCAATTGGTGCTGATCTGCCAGTATGGGAACCTACAGGTAGTATGGTCGTTGATATCGGCGGCGGTACAACGGAAGTTGCTGTCATTTCTCTCGGCGGTATCGTAACCAGCCGTTCGGTTCGTGTAGCCGGTGACGAAATGGACGAAGCAATCATCCAGTACATCAAACGTCAGTACAATCTGATGATTGGTGAGCGCACATCCGAGCAGCTCAAAATGGATATCGGTTCCGCGATTCCTTTTGAAAAAGTAGAAACGATGGAAATTCGTGGTCGCGACCTCGTAACAGGTCTGCCAAAAACCCTGACAATCACTTCCGATGAAATCTCTGAAGCATTGTCTGATACGGTCGCTGCTATTGTAGAAGCGGTTAAAGTTACGCTGGAGAAATGTCCACCGGAACTGGCTGCTGATATTATGGACCGTGGTATCGTTCTGACAGGCGGCGGCGCACTGCTTCGCAACCTGGACAAACTGCTCGCTGGCGAGACAGGCATGCCTGTAATCGTAGCAGAGAACCCGCTGGACTGTGTAGCAATCGGAACAGGCAAAGCTCTGGAAAATATCCATCTGTTCAAATCACGCAGCAGCTCGGCCGTCCGTTCGAAGCGTTAA
- the radC gene encoding RadC family protein — MEAPQYRLRDIPLEDRPRERMISYGAEALSYAELLAILLRTGTRDESAIHLATRILQQVGTIRQLVDLTIEELTEIKGIGTAKAIQIKAGIELGRRISRTGKEDALVIRSPRDAADLLIEQMRYLQKEHFVCLFLNTKNHIISQETLSMGSLNASIVHPREVFRAAIKCSSASVICAHNHPSGDPTPSPEDVSLTRRLVEAGQIIGIEVLDHLVIGDMKFVSLKEQGFM, encoded by the coding sequence ATGGAGGCGCCACAATATCGTTTGCGTGATATTCCTCTCGAAGACCGTCCGCGTGAGCGGATGATCAGTTATGGAGCCGAGGCGCTTAGCTATGCAGAACTGCTGGCTATTTTGCTGCGCACCGGTACAAGAGACGAGTCGGCCATTCATCTGGCGACGCGAATTTTGCAGCAGGTGGGTACAATCCGTCAGCTGGTAGACCTTACTATCGAGGAATTGACCGAGATCAAAGGGATTGGAACAGCCAAGGCGATTCAGATCAAAGCTGGAATCGAACTCGGCAGACGCATCAGCCGAACCGGCAAAGAAGATGCGCTGGTGATACGCAGTCCGCGTGATGCTGCCGATTTACTTATTGAACAAATGCGTTATTTGCAAAAAGAACATTTTGTATGTTTGTTCCTGAACACCAAGAATCATATTATTTCCCAGGAAACGTTGTCGATGGGCAGCCTCAATGCCTCTATTGTTCATCCGCGTGAAGTATTCCGTGCAGCGATTAAATGCAGCAGTGCATCTGTAATCTGTGCGCATAACCATCCCAGCGGTGATCCTACACCCAGTCCGGAGGATGTATCATTGACCCGAAGACTGGTGGAAGCAGGGCAAATCATCGGAATTGAAGTACTGGATCATCTGGTCATTGGAGATATGAAATTCGTAAGTTTGAAGGAACAGGGCTTCATGTAA
- a CDS encoding Maf family protein has protein sequence MSRESQRRIILASASPRRKELMASLQLKFEIMPSDADESVPGDWSPERIVTELALRKANAVREQYPAQVADAVIVGSDTIVVLDDRIFGKPENEEEAAAMLQSLQGRSHYVYTGIACTDTTTGRTSTGYRHTLVHMKPLAPERIQAYVRSGEPADKAGAYAIQGLGSTLVDRIEGCYFTVVGLPVSLLSDMLEEFDISVLGS, from the coding sequence ATGAGTAGAGAATCTCAGCGTCGTATCATACTGGCGTCCGCTTCTCCGCGGAGAAAGGAATTGATGGCCTCTTTACAGCTGAAATTTGAAATTATGCCCAGTGATGCCGATGAATCCGTACCTGGAGATTGGTCTCCGGAACGTATCGTTACTGAACTGGCACTTCGCAAGGCAAACGCTGTGCGTGAACAGTATCCTGCACAGGTAGCCGATGCGGTTATTGTTGGCAGCGACACCATTGTGGTGCTGGATGATCGCATATTTGGCAAGCCGGAGAATGAGGAAGAGGCCGCAGCCATGCTGCAGTCTTTACAGGGACGCAGCCATTACGTATATACCGGAATCGCCTGTACCGATACGACAACAGGCCGCACGAGTACTGGTTATCGGCACACGCTTGTACATATGAAACCTCTCGCACCAGAGCGGATTCAAGCTTACGTACGCAGCGGTGAACCGGCCGACAAGGCTGGCGCCTACGCGATCCAGGGACTGGGCTCCACATTGGTGGATCGTATTGAAGGTTGTTATTTTACGGTAGTGGGTCTGCCTGTTTCGCTGCTCAGCGATATGCTGGAGGAATTTGATATATCCGTTCTTGGTTCTTAA
- a CDS encoding DUF4321 domain-containing protein, which yields MKKNAGVLILFLLLGWLIGEWIATLLEPVAILSFLTKSTTIEWSPSANLNIIRYNIELHLKLSLLSLLGVVAAIWLYRRL from the coding sequence ATGAAAAAAAACGCAGGAGTATTAATCTTGTTTTTGCTGCTGGGCTGGCTGATTGGCGAATGGATCGCCACACTGCTGGAGCCTGTAGCCATTTTATCTTTTTTGACCAAGTCAACAACCATTGAATGGTCTCCCAGTGCCAATTTGAACATAATACGCTACAACATTGAGCTTCATCTCAAATTGAGCCTGCTCAGTCTGCTCGGGGTAGTAGCCGCGATATGGCTGTACCGCAGACTCTGA
- the murC gene encoding UDP-N-acetylmuramate--L-alanine ligase, which yields MNKTEHIHFIGIGGYGMSAIAKVLLEMGYKVTGSDVAMSALAAKLDKQGAQIHIGHDAQKVHGADLLVYSSAVADDDVELVEARRLNIPVLHRSEMLARLLNERKGVAVAGAHGKTTTSSMIALVMEECDADPTYIIGGEIVNLGTNAKAGKGDYVVAEADESDGTFLQYHPTIAVVTNIEADHLENYDGDFANIKAAYVQFLSQLRPGGKAIVNADDENIRELLPNIQGETVTFGIHEKADYTAEDIQPDDRKISFLMKYQGETLGTVQLSVPGIHNVYNAMATIISCLEAGLSFTAVAAAIVRFQGAKRRFQVIGEVNDVLVVDDYAHHPTEIEATLQAARATGKKIIAIFQPQRYSRTFFLLDEFSRAFSEADEVIITDIYAPAGEKQIEGVHSSRLVDLIRENSNSNAHYIADKEEVIMTLASRMEPGTLIITMGAGDIWKVSKALAEQLESAHNAN from the coding sequence ATGAATAAGACAGAACATATACATTTTATAGGCATCGGCGGTTATGGCATGAGCGCGATTGCCAAAGTATTGCTTGAGATGGGATACAAAGTAACCGGTTCGGACGTAGCCATGAGCGCGCTGGCAGCCAAGCTGGACAAGCAGGGTGCGCAAATCCATATCGGACACGATGCACAGAAAGTACACGGTGCCGATCTGCTCGTGTATTCTTCGGCGGTTGCGGATGACGATGTGGAACTGGTAGAAGCAAGACGCCTGAATATTCCCGTACTTCATCGCTCCGAGATGCTGGCGCGTCTGCTCAACGAACGCAAAGGGGTAGCGGTAGCGGGAGCACATGGCAAAACAACCACATCGTCCATGATCGCACTGGTGATGGAAGAGTGCGATGCGGACCCGACATATATTATCGGCGGAGAGATCGTAAACCTTGGTACCAATGCCAAAGCAGGCAAAGGCGACTATGTCGTTGCCGAAGCGGATGAAAGTGACGGCACTTTCCTGCAGTACCATCCGACGATTGCTGTTGTAACCAATATCGAAGCCGATCATCTGGAAAATTACGACGGCGATTTTGCCAATATCAAAGCGGCTTATGTCCAGTTCCTCAGTCAGTTGCGTCCGGGCGGCAAAGCGATTGTGAATGCAGACGATGAAAATATCCGTGAGCTGCTGCCGAATATCCAGGGAGAGACCGTTACTTTTGGTATCCATGAAAAGGCGGATTATACAGCCGAAGATATTCAGCCGGATGACCGTAAAATTTCATTCCTTATGAAATATCAGGGAGAGACGCTCGGTACCGTACAGCTGTCCGTACCGGGTATCCATAACGTATACAATGCCATGGCAACGATCATTTCCTGTCTGGAAGCAGGACTTTCCTTTACTGCTGTAGCGGCAGCGATTGTCCGTTTCCAGGGAGCTAAGCGCCGTTTCCAGGTGATTGGCGAAGTAAATGATGTGCTGGTCGTGGACGATTATGCGCATCATCCAACCGAGATCGAAGCGACACTTCAGGCTGCACGGGCGACTGGCAAAAAAATTATTGCGATTTTCCAGCCGCAGCGCTATTCCCGTACATTCTTCCTGCTGGATGAATTCAGCCGTGCTTTCAGTGAAGCGGATGAAGTGATCATTACGGATATTTATGCGCCGGCTGGCGAGAAGCAGATCGAAGGGGTTCATTCCTCTCGTCTGGTAGATCTGATCCGTGAAAACAGTAACAGCAATGCTCACTATATTGCGGACAAGGAAGAAGTAATTATGACACTGGCATCCCGTATGGAACCAGGAACCCTGATCATTACCATGGGTGCCGGAGATATCTGGAAAGTGTCAAAAGCACTCGCAGAACAGCTCGAATCGGCACATAACGCCAACTGA
- a CDS encoding bifunctional folylpolyglutamate synthase/dihydrofolate synthase: MEYETAEGQNAPLHTYEQAVEWINNLIPFGIRPGLERIEQLMQLLGNPHRRLKFIHVAGTNGKGSTCAFLTRVLIESGYDVGTFTSPYITKFTNRFQYNGQDIPEETLLRAANRLYPLVQEMAATELGSPTMFEVSTALAIIYYAEECYPDVVVWETGLGGRMDVTNIVNPIVSVITNVGYDHTDILGDTLELIAGEKAGIIKPGVPVVTSVDQPEVIEVLARKAEQCRTTMYLAGRDYTAERLHGDADSQSFHFHGPFREMDIEIGMQGEHQCANAGLAMMTLEVLRQYMAFVLDDEPLLSGFRHTFWAGRLEKVSDEPPIVLDGAHNPEGAASLVKSIPQTYTYNKLHMLAGMLENKQHEPVFRHLLSIADTLILTEPDFRRKMDADRLYELVRQIQQDMNKTEVEIIVESDWKQALELLKTRTEREDLGVVTGTLYLISDVRATLLHQSDSEKGW; the protein is encoded by the coding sequence ATGGAATATGAAACTGCGGAGGGGCAAAATGCCCCTCTACATACCTACGAACAAGCGGTGGAATGGATTAATAATCTGATTCCTTTTGGCATTCGTCCGGGATTGGAGCGGATCGAGCAGCTAATGCAGCTGCTCGGCAATCCGCATCGCAGACTGAAATTTATTCATGTAGCAGGCACCAACGGCAAAGGCAGTACCTGCGCTTTTCTCACCCGGGTACTGATTGAATCCGGCTATGATGTGGGTACATTTACTTCGCCTTATATTACCAAGTTTACTAACCGGTTTCAGTACAATGGTCAGGATATTCCCGAAGAGACGCTGCTTCGCGCAGCCAATCGTCTGTATCCGCTCGTCCAGGAAATGGCAGCGACCGAGCTGGGTTCTCCGACCATGTTCGAAGTATCTACGGCGCTGGCTATTATATATTATGCCGAAGAGTGTTACCCGGATGTCGTCGTCTGGGAGACCGGCCTGGGTGGACGCATGGATGTGACCAATATTGTGAATCCCATCGTATCGGTCATTACGAATGTGGGCTATGATCATACCGATATTCTTGGTGATACGCTGGAGCTGATTGCCGGGGAAAAAGCAGGCATTATCAAGCCGGGTGTCCCGGTCGTAACCAGTGTGGATCAGCCGGAAGTTATCGAAGTGCTTGCCCGCAAAGCGGAGCAGTGCCGCACAACGATGTATCTGGCAGGACGTGATTATACGGCAGAGCGGCTGCATGGTGATGCGGACAGTCAGTCTTTCCATTTCCATGGGCCATTCCGTGAAATGGATATCGAGATCGGCATGCAGGGCGAGCATCAGTGCGCCAATGCAGGTCTCGCGATGATGACGCTGGAAGTGCTGCGTCAGTATATGGCTTTTGTGCTGGATGATGAGCCGTTGCTGTCGGGATTCCGCCATACATTCTGGGCCGGTCGTCTGGAAAAGGTATCCGATGAACCGCCGATCGTACTGGATGGAGCGCATAATCCCGAGGGAGCTGCTTCACTCGTGAAAAGTATTCCCCAGACGTATACGTACAACAAGCTGCATATGCTGGCAGGCATGCTGGAGAACAAACAGCATGAACCGGTATTTCGTCATCTGCTGTCCATTGCGGACACGCTGATTCTGACCGAACCGGATTTCAGACGCAAAATGGATGCGGACAGACTCTACGAACTGGTCCGTCAAATACAGCAGGACATGAACAAAACGGAAGTTGAGATTATAGTGGAAAGTGACTGGAAGCAGGCACTTGAGCTGCTGAAGACACGCACAGAACGGGAAGATCTTGGGGTCGTTACCGGAACACTGTATTTAATTTCAGATGTAAGAGCGACTCTTTTGCATCAATCCGATTCTGAAAAGGGCTGGTGA
- a CDS encoding valine--tRNA ligase, producing the protein MTEPNTNPAGTSMPTTYDPKSAERKWYDYWMENDFFRAGQRPDAQPYTIVIPPPNVTGMLHIGHALDFTLQDIMIRTKRMQGYDALWLPGSDHAGIATQTKVEQNLRAEGITRHDLGREKFVEKVWEWKDKYAQTIHEQWAKMGFSLDYSRERFTLDEGLSKAVRQVFVKLYEKDLIYRGKRIINWDPQARTALSDIEVEYKEVNGHLYHLEYPLKDGSGSITVATTRPETMLGDTAVAVHPKDERYKDMIGKMLVLPIIGREIPVIADDYVDREFGSGAVKITPAHDPNDFEMGQRHDLPQIVVMDEGGIMNENADKYQGMDRSDARKQIVKDLQDAGVLIRIEDHVHQVGHSERSGAVVEPYLSTQWFVKMKPLADAAIEAQRNGKGTNFVPDRFEKTYLNWIENVRDWCISRQLWWGHRIPAWYCEETGEIIVSAEDPSTMPEHAGKTLRQDDDVLDTWFSSALWPFSTLGWPDETADLKRYYPTDLLVTGYDIIYFWVARMIFTAIEFTDQIPFKDVLMHGLVRASDGQKMSKSLGNGVDPLEVIEQYGADAMRYMISTGSTPGQDLRFRWERVEQSRNFANKIWNASRFALMNMEGFTFEDIDLTGNLSTADRWILHRMNETARDITRLIDSYEFGETGRLLYNFIWDDLCDWYIEIAKLSLYGEDAAAKKTTQSVLAYVLDRTMRMIHPFMPFISEEIWQHLPHEGQTITLAAWPEFDPALENKAAEEEMSLLIDMIRSVRNIRAEVNVPMSKKIELLVKANDQKSLDIIESNAHYIQRFCNTSEYQAGLDLSAPDKAMSSVVTGAELYLPLAGLLDIGQEIARLEKEVATLNSEVERVEKKLSNQGFVSKAPAKVIEEERAKQADYSDKRDKVLARIAELKG; encoded by the coding sequence ATGACAGAACCAAACACGAATCCGGCAGGAACATCCATGCCGACAACGTATGATCCCAAATCAGCCGAACGCAAATGGTACGATTACTGGATGGAGAATGACTTCTTCCGTGCAGGTCAGCGTCCGGATGCACAGCCGTACACAATAGTAATTCCGCCGCCTAACGTAACCGGTATGCTGCATATCGGTCATGCGCTGGACTTTACCCTGCAGGATATTATGATCCGTACCAAGCGGATGCAGGGATATGATGCTCTCTGGCTGCCGGGATCCGATCACGCGGGTATCGCTACCCAGACCAAGGTAGAGCAGAATCTGCGCGCCGAAGGTATCACCCGTCACGATCTGGGACGCGAGAAATTCGTCGAGAAAGTATGGGAATGGAAAGATAAATATGCACAGACGATCCATGAGCAATGGGCTAAAATGGGCTTTTCCCTGGATTACTCCCGCGAACGTTTTACACTCGATGAAGGTCTGTCCAAAGCAGTACGCCAGGTATTCGTAAAACTGTATGAAAAAGACCTGATTTATCGCGGCAAACGGATTATCAACTGGGACCCTCAGGCCCGCACAGCGCTGTCCGATATCGAGGTTGAATATAAAGAAGTAAACGGTCATCTGTACCATCTGGAGTATCCGCTCAAAGATGGCAGCGGCTCGATCACTGTAGCTACAACCCGTCCGGAAACCATGCTGGGCGATACAGCAGTAGCGGTTCATCCCAAAGACGAGCGCTACAAAGACATGATCGGCAAAATGCTGGTACTGCCAATCATCGGCCGCGAAATTCCGGTGATTGCCGATGATTATGTAGACCGCGAGTTCGGTAGCGGTGCAGTGAAGATTACACCTGCACATGATCCGAACGACTTTGAAATGGGTCAGCGTCACGATCTGCCACAAATCGTAGTAATGGACGAAGGCGGCATCATGAATGAGAATGCCGATAAATATCAAGGTATGGACCGCAGTGATGCACGCAAGCAAATCGTCAAGGATCTGCAGGATGCAGGCGTACTGATCCGTATCGAGGATCATGTTCATCAGGTAGGCCACAGCGAGCGCTCCGGTGCGGTAGTTGAGCCGTATTTGTCTACGCAATGGTTCGTAAAAATGAAGCCGCTGGCAGACGCTGCTATTGAAGCACAACGCAACGGCAAAGGTACGAACTTTGTACCGGATCGTTTTGAAAAGACCTATCTGAACTGGATCGAAAATGTACGCGACTGGTGTATTTCCCGTCAGCTGTGGTGGGGACATCGTATTCCGGCATGGTACTGTGAAGAAACAGGCGAGATTATCGTATCCGCTGAAGATCCAAGCACAATGCCTGAGCATGCCGGCAAAACGCTGCGTCAGGATGATGATGTACTGGATACCTGGTTCAGCTCGGCACTATGGCCGTTCTCCACACTCGGCTGGCCGGATGAGACAGCTGATCTCAAGCGCTACTATCCGACCGATTTGCTCGTAACCGGATATGACATTATCTATTTCTGGGTAGCTCGTATGATCTTCACGGCTATCGAGTTTACCGATCAGATCCCGTTCAAGGATGTGCTGATGCATGGTCTGGTACGTGCTTCGGATGGCCAGAAAATGTCCAAATCGCTCGGTAACGGCGTCGATCCGCTGGAAGTTATCGAACAGTATGGTGCAGATGCCATGCGTTATATGATCTCGACCGGCAGTACGCCTGGACAGGACTTGCGTTTCCGCTGGGAACGTGTAGAGCAGTCCCGTAACTTTGCCAACAAAATCTGGAATGCTTCCCGTTTTGCACTGATGAATATGGAAGGATTCACTTTTGAAGATATCGATCTGACTGGCAATTTGAGTACGGCAGACCGCTGGATTCTGCATCGTATGAATGAAACGGCACGCGATATTACACGCCTGATCGATTCTTATGAATTCGGTGAGACCGGACGCTTGCTGTACAACTTTATCTGGGACGATCTATGTGACTGGTATATCGAGATTGCCAAGCTGTCCCTGTACGGAGAAGATGCAGCCGCGAAGAAAACGACCCAGTCCGTACTGGCTTATGTACTGGATCGCACGATGCGGATGATTCATCCGTTTATGCCGTTTATTTCCGAAGAAATCTGGCAGCATCTGCCGCATGAAGGCCAGACAATTACACTGGCAGCCTGGCCGGAATTCGATCCTGCACTGGAAAATAAAGCGGCAGAAGAAGAAATGAGTCTGCTGATCGATATGATCCGTTCTGTACGTAATATCCGGGCGGAAGTAAATGTACCAATGAGCAAAAAAATCGAGCTGCTGGTAAAAGCAAATGACCAAAAGTCACTCGATATTATCGAGTCCAATGCTCATTATATCCAGCGTTTCTGTAATACATCCGAATATCAGGCAGGTCTGGATCTGAGTGCGCCAGACAAGGCAATGTCTTCTGTCGTTACCGGTGCAGAACTGTATCTGCCACTGGCAGGACTGCTGGATATCGGTCAGGAAATTGCTCGTCTCGAAAAAGAAGTGGCTACACTCAACTCCGAAGTAGAACGCGTGGAGAAAAAGCTGTCCAACCAGGGCTTTGTATCCAAAGCGCCAGCGAAAGTGATCGAGGAAGAGCGTGCCAAGCAGGCTGATTATTCCGACAAGCGCGACAAGGTTCTTGCCCGTATTGCCGAACTGAAAGGTTAA